In Alphaproteobacteria bacterium, one DNA window encodes the following:
- a CDS encoding putative DNA binding domain-containing protein: MDQAALQNLLNTLIATWENEVVEFKEVGNDYDTDKIGKYFSALSNEANLRGLKNAWLVFGIDDETRQVIGTEYRTDIDRLQSTKVQIANEVDPRGTTFTNIYELISPDGRVVLFEIPAGPRGIIIGWKGFNYSRAGESLMPLARDKEDAIRNQTLTTDWSAQIVPNATMNDLDETAVQKARESFAKKYANRPFAEEMEHWSLQTFLDRAKITQGGKITRAALLLLGKSESAYLLSPHPAQMIWKLEGTENAYEHFGTPFLFTTTQLYQKIRNIQIRLLPSWQLVPYEISKYDQKIVLEALHNCIAHQDYIRNGRINVIERSDKLIFENEGAFYEGQPDDYVLGEKTPRRYRNPFLVQAMVELGMIDTMGSGIHRMNKGQAKRYFPLPDYDLSEQTAVRMTIYGGVVDPAYSQMLMQKTDLSLADVLALDRVQKKLPIRDEEIRHLKQSKLIEGRKPHFHVSAVVAAATNKKLEYIRTRAVDTAFMEERVIHWLTKFGEASRKDIDEMLLPNMGEALSEEQKRNKVGNILSQMRIKRIIHNAGSRMSPIWRITSTDSEHSKKENKKAKKAFKEREG, encoded by the coding sequence ATGGATCAGGCAGCGCTACAAAACTTACTTAACACCTTGATTGCCACATGGGAAAACGAAGTGGTGGAATTCAAGGAGGTTGGCAATGATTATGATACCGATAAAATCGGGAAATATTTTTCTGCCTTGTCGAACGAAGCCAATTTGCGAGGCCTTAAAAATGCGTGGCTTGTTTTTGGTATTGATGATGAAACTCGCCAAGTTATAGGCACGGAATATCGTACGGACATTGACCGCTTACAAAGCACTAAAGTACAAATAGCAAATGAGGTTGACCCCAGAGGCACTACATTCACAAATATTTATGAATTAATATCGCCTGATGGTCGCGTTGTTCTGTTTGAAATTCCGGCCGGGCCACGGGGAATTATTATAGGATGGAAAGGATTTAATTATTCTAGAGCTGGTGAGAGTTTAATGCCTCTTGCGCGTGATAAAGAAGATGCCATCCGTAACCAGACACTTACTACAGATTGGTCTGCACAAATTGTTCCTAATGCGACAATGAACGATCTGGATGAAACCGCCGTTCAGAAAGCTCGTGAGTCTTTTGCCAAAAAATACGCCAATCGTCCCTTCGCCGAGGAAATGGAGCATTGGTCGCTGCAAACTTTTCTGGATCGCGCAAAAATCACGCAAGGCGGCAAGATTACACGCGCGGCCCTTTTGCTTCTTGGCAAGTCGGAGTCGGCCTATCTGCTTTCCCCCCATCCGGCGCAAATGATCTGGAAGCTGGAAGGCACTGAGAACGCCTATGAGCATTTTGGTACACCATTCTTGTTCACAACCACACAGCTTTACCAAAAGATCCGCAATATCCAGATTCGTCTGCTTCCCAGCTGGCAGCTGGTACCATATGAAATATCGAAGTACGACCAGAAGATTGTTCTGGAAGCTTTGCATAACTGTATTGCCCATCAGGACTACATCCGAAACGGACGCATCAACGTCATCGAGCGTTCCGACAAGCTGATTTTCGAGAATGAGGGGGCTTTCTACGAAGGCCAACCTGACGACTATGTTCTTGGAGAGAAAACCCCGCGTCGCTACCGCAATCCGTTTCTTGTGCAGGCGATGGTTGAACTGGGCATGATCGACACGATGGGGTCTGGCATTCACAGAATGAACAAGGGCCAGGCCAAACGCTATTTTCCTCTCCCTGATTATGATCTTTCAGAACAGACTGCGGTTCGGATGACCATCTATGGCGGCGTTGTCGATCCCGCCTATAGCCAGATGTTGATGCAAAAGACAGATCTATCGCTCGCGGATGTGTTGGCACTGGACAGGGTTCAGAAGAAGCTTCCAATTCGAGATGAAGAAATCCGACACTTGAAGCAATCAAAACTGATTGAAGGGCGGAAGCCTCACTTTCACGTCTCAGCTGTCGTGGCGGCTGCAACGAATAAGAAGCTCGAGTACATTCGCACGAGGGCAGTGGATACAGCCTTCATGGAAGAGCGCGTTATCCATTGGCTCACCAAGTTTGGAGAGGCCTCGCGTAAGGATATTGACGAGATGCTGCTGCCAAATATGGGTGAAGCTTTAAGCGAAGAGCAAAAAAGGAATAAGGTTGGCAATATTCTTAGTCAGATGAGAATAAAGAGAATAATACATAATGCCGGATCAAGAATGTCTCCTATATGGAGAATAACAAGCACAGACAGCGAACATTCTAAGAAAGAAAATAAGAAAGCTAAGAAAGCTTTTAAAGAAAGAGAAGGATGA
- a CDS encoding site-specific DNA-methyltransferase: MEKLKMHTPDLTQDHIARIRELFPNCVTEARDESGKLKLAVDFDQLKQELSDSIVEGSQERYHLNWPGKREALLTANAPIAKTLRPARDESVNFDTTKNLFIEGDNLEALKLLQETYLGKIKMIYIDPPYNTGNDFIYEDDFSDDVESYLIKSNQKSDEGLPLVANPESNGRFHSDWLSFLYPRLKLCKNLLSEDGLIFISIDQGETHNLRSICNEIFGSENFISQIALITGANQSGDGVRIQSNAEYCLVYSKDKLKVVVNRVDEVEDSLRNLNDAPTPLETRTDMGYTIYFNPKSKDLIPLADYDKSRIHLNEVEQVYEDNKELLHKGYIPIRPGFRNKKLHRWRWGLDMFLARKSEVVAVPNKDGTYTLKFQQSGYNAPKNVMNFGGGAAELKEIFDGDKLFEFPKSTAYIRRLLMLGSNRDSTILDFFSGSATTAHAVLAQNSEDGGNRKFIMVQLPEECDPKSEAFKAGYKTIAEISKERIRRAGRKIAEQQYVNCISNTLVDRLGGGDKVPEHPTLDIGFRVLKIDTSNMADIYYVPDAVKQSDLLKSVDNIKPDRANAEDLLFQVLLDWGVDLTLPIAREKLAGKQVYFVDGNALAACFDTDISEDFVKELASRKPLRVVFRDNGFTSDAVKINVDQIFKQLSSATEVKSI, translated from the coding sequence ATGGAAAAACTGAAAATGCACACGCCAGACCTGACGCAGGATCATATTGCCCGTATCCGCGAACTCTTCCCCAATTGCGTGACCGAGGCACGGGATGAAAGCGGCAAGCTGAAACTGGCCGTGGATTTTGACCAGCTCAAGCAGGAGCTGAGCGATTCCATCGTGGAAGGGTCGCAGGAACGCTATCATCTCAATTGGCCAGGCAAGCGCGAAGCCTTGCTGACCGCCAACGCGCCTATCGCCAAAACGCTTCGCCCCGCGCGCGACGAAAGCGTCAATTTCGATACCACCAAGAACCTGTTCATCGAGGGCGATAACCTCGAAGCCCTCAAGCTTTTGCAGGAAACCTATCTCGGTAAGATCAAGATGATCTATATCGACCCGCCGTATAATACGGGGAACGATTTTATCTATGAAGACGATTTTTCTGATGATGTTGAATCATATTTAATAAAATCAAATCAGAAAAGTGATGAAGGGCTTCCACTAGTTGCAAATCCTGAATCAAATGGTCGGTTTCACTCCGACTGGTTATCATTTCTATATCCAAGACTTAAACTTTGCAAAAACTTACTCTCCGAAGATGGTCTAATCTTTATTTCTATAGACCAAGGAGAAACGCATAATCTACGTTCAATTTGTAATGAAATTTTTGGTTCTGAAAATTTTATTTCTCAAATTGCACTTATAACTGGAGCAAATCAATCCGGAGATGGGGTTAGGATTCAAAGCAATGCGGAATATTGTTTGGTTTACTCTAAAGATAAACTGAAAGTCGTCGTAAACAGGGTTGATGAAGTCGAAGACAGTCTAAGAAATTTGAATGATGCGCCAACTCCGTTAGAAACCCGCACCGATATGGGATATACGATATATTTCAATCCCAAGAGCAAAGATCTCATTCCCTTGGCCGACTATGATAAATCCAGAATACATCTTAACGAAGTCGAGCAAGTATACGAAGACAACAAAGAACTCTTGCATAAAGGCTATATACCTATAAGGCCGGGCTTCAGAAACAAAAAGCTACATCGTTGGCGCTGGGGCCTTGATATGTTCTTGGCTCGCAAATCAGAGGTCGTTGCTGTTCCTAATAAGGATGGAACTTATACTCTTAAATTCCAACAAAGCGGCTATAACGCCCCTAAAAACGTTATGAATTTTGGTGGCGGAGCCGCTGAGCTGAAAGAAATATTTGATGGGGATAAACTTTTTGAGTTTCCCAAATCAACTGCGTACATAAGAAGACTTCTAATGCTTGGGTCAAACCGAGACTCTACTATATTAGATTTTTTCTCTGGCTCAGCGACAACCGCGCACGCTGTTTTGGCGCAGAACTCTGAGGATGGCGGGAACCGTAAATTCATCATGGTTCAGTTGCCGGAAGAATGTGACCCTAAGTCTGAGGCATTCAAGGCGGGATACAAAACCATTGCCGAAATTTCTAAAGAACGAATCCGCCGCGCTGGAAGAAAAATTGCTGAACAACAGTATGTAAATTGCATATCAAATACACTTGTCGACCGGCTTGGGGGCGGCGATAAAGTGCCTGAACACCCAACCCTCGACATCGGCTTCCGCGTGTTGAAAATCGACACCTCGAACATGGCTGACATTTATTATGTGCCGGATGCCGTGAAGCAGAGCGATCTGCTGAAGTCCGTGGACAACATCAAACCCGACCGCGCCAATGCCGAAGACCTTCTGTTCCAGGTATTGCTGGACTGGGGCGTGGATTTGACCTTGCCCATCGCCCGCGAAAAACTGGCGGGTAAGCAGGTCTATTTTGTGGATGGCAACGCGCTGGCCGCCTGTTTTGATACGGATATCTCCGAAGACTTTGTGAAGGAGCTGGCCTCGCGCAAGCCGCTGCGGGTGGTTTTCCGCGACAACGGCTTTACCAGCGATGCTGTGAAGATCAATGTCGATCAAATCTTCAAGCAGCTTTCCTCCGCCACCGAAGTGAAATCGATTTAA